A single window of Leishmania panamensis strain MHOM/PA/94/PSC-1 chromosome 35 sequence DNA harbors:
- the MPK2 gene encoding mitogen-activated protein kinase, putative (TriTrypDB/GeneDB-style sysID: LpmP.35.0750): MSNEIESHILKKYEIQTQLGQGAYGIVWRAVERKYNRIVALKKIYDAFQNSTDAQRTFREIMFLHRLHHPNIIKLLHVHRAYNDRDIYLVFEYMETDLHVVIRANILEEIHKQFIMYQLLKTMKYLHSAEILHRDMKPSNLLINSDCTMKVADFGLARSILSLESEQASRPVLTDYIATRWYRPPEILLGSTRYTKGVDMWSVGCILGELMLGKPIFPGRSTTNQLELICSVTGMPSSADVAATNSQFAHAMLRDIHLSHRRTFAELLPNASADALDLIQRLMCFNPNRRISAKEALGHPYVAAFHRPDEEPVAPDPITISLPDNERLPLDKYRDAIYEQIAALRRRSASGEQRQRMERQAASGTASRKTSTSSGAAAAAAATSGSRAGTSSSTITRPNASSSAAVRVVPQRSTVKSTSTSGVNDSVPSKTYARPAFRQAAPSTTAIESRPVARETVVRK, encoded by the coding sequence ATGTCGAACGAGATTGAGTCGCATATTCTAAAGAAATATGAGATTCAAACGCAGCTAGGACAGGGTGCATACGGCATCGTTTGGCGCGCCGTGGAGCGCAAATACAACCGCATCGTTGCGCTCAAGAAGATCTACGATGCTTTCCAAAACTCGACAGATGCGCAGCGCACCTTCCGTGAGATTATGTTCTTGCACCGGCTGCACCACCCCAACATCATCAAGCTTCTGCACGTCCATCGCGCCTACAATGATCGCGATATCTACCTTGTCTTCGAATACATGGAGACGGACCTGCACGTGGTGATTCGGGCAAACATCTTGGAAGAAATCCACAAGCAGTTCATCATGTACCAGCTGCTCAAGACGATGAAGTACCTGCACTCTGCCGAGATTCTTCACCGTGACATGAAGCCAAGCAACCTGCTTATCAACAGCGACTGCACGATGAAGGTGGCTGACTTCGGTCTCGCGCGCTCCATCCTTTCACTTGAGAGTGAGCAGGCGTCGCGTCCGGTGCTAACAGACTACATTGCGACGCGGTGGTACCGTCCGCCGGAGATTCTGCTTGGATCGACACGATACACTAAGGGCGTAGATATGTGGTCGGTGGGCTGCATTCTTGGAGAGCTGATGCTTGGCAAGCCCATCTTTCCCGGCCGCTCCACCACAAACCAGTTAGAGCTTATCTGCAGCGTGACAGGCATGCCTTCCTCGGCGGATGTGGCGGCGACCAACTCGCAGTTTGCCCACGCCATGCTTCGCGACATCCACCTCTCGCACCGACGCACATTCGCCGAGCTTCTGCCAAACGCTTCTGCGGATGCGTTGGACCTTATCCAGCGCCTGATGTGCTTCAACCCAAACCGGCGCATCAGTGCCAAAGAGGCTCTGGGACACCCGTACGTGGCTGCCTTTCACCGTCCTGACGAGGAGCCGGTGGCGCCCGATCCCAtcaccatctctctccctgacAACGAGCGCCTGCCATTGGACAAGTATAGAGACGCCATCTACGAGCAAAtcgccgcgctgcgccgtcgctccGCGTCTGGcgagcaacggcagcgcaTGGAGCGACAAGCTGCCAGCGGAACCGCTAGTCGCAAGAcgtccaccagcagcggcgccgccgccgctgctgctgctaccagTGGCTCTCGAGCAGGCACCAGCTCCTCTACAATCACGCGACCCaacgcgagcagcagcgctgccgtaCGAGTTGtaccgcagcgcagcactgTAAAGTCTACTTCGACCAGTGGCGTCAACGATTCTGTACCTTCGAAGACGTATGCCCGTCCCGCCTTCCGCCAGGCAGCGCCTTCCACCACTGCTATAGAAAGTAGACCCGTCGCGCGCGAGACAGTGGTACGCAAGTGA
- a CDS encoding hypothetical protein (TriTrypDB/GeneDB-style sysID: LpmP.35.0710), producing MRSGTREGLQQGSQSSSVLPSLSPTSTPCVPSPEQPSAGVEAVKYALAPQGLASPLQFSIFYTEEEHRVRLETHETDERRCLFQAHKAVLSVYRMWAAEDADADYGDGDRLLLPPSRRGDDMSTRFLEDRFCSSTSNMPSRNAVDPKAQVPPLATVTTANAAAAGWVRSFLSSSIDSARGRRSVGVDQKGDTTSCLLVHRSTTPSIMYADSDAEVRRASPDHQPHPQTSHNSSPAASRMLDYSSMQMPETVASLMYTSSEPPSLVYQAKLFSPWRTARTAQQDAAAQRAEGKADVHMEPSATQNYSLSRPQRDSRTSLVPHLVSTLPAAAHRASTAASLYASSEALWRRSVLESRLPAKTAVPCTDLLRGAALPAARISAATQDPSQSLRAVSPPGVGSFSSHSSAQTEGRDASHATSSRVWNASVNRVSTSAASHHINPTTDDSRESRVARDVSRYTTSEAFRLRHLAALSSTSSGGVLRSPRDGIATKQKTLQAAQRPEDYHRERLSSYVQYKRFFDAVYGEQSSSPLSVREPDARQSTAEQASAVSPRSMQRLSSTSVNVGHRDKGASSWARRLPAASCSYQRVRSPKLIARCDVQQPLPRALTPLSDALTTFSAWAPKPAGWLTGGPALSTALADDTFFTGRLTRLLTLEKLCRAELQRRCMEDQSVLLHHFIVEGTAALQRSRRAIVPLNRHRQRTSEGRTEAYRLAPSWTFIANKVNEL from the coding sequence ATGCGCAGTGGCACTCGCGAGGGCCTACAGCAAGGTTCTCAATCGTCTTCTGTATTGCCGTCATTATCTCCAACCTCCACACCGTGTGTGCCATCACCGGAGCAGCCCTCAGCAGGTGTAGAGGCGGTCAAGTATGCACTGGCGCCCCAGGGACTAGCCAGTCCGCTGCAGTTTAGTATCTTTTACACGGAGGAAGAGCATCGTGTTCGACTCGAGACGCATGAGACGGATGAGCGGCGGTGTCTCTTTCAAGCGCACAAGGCTGTACTCTCGGTTTATCGCATGTGGGCAGCAGAGGATGCCGACGCGGACtatggcgacggcgacaggctgctgctgccaccttcACGAAGGGGCGATGACATGTCGACGCGGTTTCTCGAGGACCGCTTCTGCTCGAGTACTTCTAACATGCCGAGTAGGAATGCAGTCGACCCCAAGGCACAggtcccccctctcgccacTGTCACTAccgccaacgccgctgccgcaggttGGGTGCGTTCTTTTTTGAGCTCATCTATCGACAGCGCCCGGGGTCGGCGAAGCGTGGGGGTTGACCAGAAAGGCGACACCACTAGTTGTTTGCTGGTACACCGATCCACGACACCCAGCATCATGTACGCAGACTCTGAcgcggaggtgcgccgcgcctCGCCCGATCACCAGCCTCACCCCCAGACGTCCCACAATTCCTCCCCTGCTGCATCTCGCATGCTGGACTACTCCTCCATGCAGATGCCAGAGACAGTAGCATCGCTCATGTATACCTCAAGCGAACCACCGTCATTGGTGTACCAAGCGAAGTTGTTCTCTCCCTGGCGCACCGCCCGCACCGCTCAGCAGGATGCGGCGGCACAGCGTGCGGAAGGGAAGGCGGACGTGCACATGGAGCCCAGTGCTACCCAGAACTATAGTCTCAGTCGACCTCAAAGAGATTCAAGGACGTCTCTAGTGCCGCACCTGGTGAGCACGTtacccgctgcagctcaccgCGCATCtaccgctgcctctctctatGCGTCATCCGAAGCACTGTGGCGGCGAAGTGTGCTCGAGTCGCGATTGCCGGCGAAGACTGCGGTCCCTTGCACAGATCTGTTGCgaggcgccgcgctgcccgCCGCACGCATTAGCGCTGCCACGCAAGACCCGTCACAATCGCTTCGTGCCGTCTCGCCCCCTGGCGTAGGGAGCTTCTCAAGCCACTCCTCAGCTCAGACGGAGGGACGTGATGCATCTCACGCCACGTCGAGCCGTGTGTGGAATGCCAGCGTGAATCGCGTTTCAACCTCAGCTGCGAGTCACCACATCAACCCCACTACCGATGACTCAAGGGAGAGTCGCGTTGCGAGAGACGTTAGTCGCTACACAACCAGCGAAGCCTTTCGACTTCGCCACCTTGCTGCATTGTCCAGCACCAGTAGCGGTGGCGTTCTGCGCAGCCCGCGTGACGGCATCGCTACGAAGCAGAAGACACTacaagcggcgcagcgcccgGAGGACTACCACCGCGAGCGGCTCAGCAGCTACGTTCAGTACAAGCGGTTCTTTGACGCTGTTTACGGCGAGCAAAGTTCCTCACCCCTGTCTGTGCGTGAACCTGATGCGCGGCAGAGCACTGCGGAGCAGGCTAGTGCGGTGTCCCCACGATCTATGCAGAGACTCTCATCTACGTCTGTTAACGTCGGCCACAGGGATAAAGGTGCGAGTTCGTGGGCGCGACGATTGCCGGCGGCCTCCTGTTCATACCAACGAGTGCGGTCGCCTAAGCTCATCGCTCGTTGCGACGTTCAGCAACCTTTGCCACGCGCACTGACGCCCCTATCCGATGCGCTTACCACATTTTCTGCGTGGGCGCCCAAACCTGCTGGGTGGCTTACGGGTGGTCCGGCGCTATCAACGGCATTGGCTGATGACACCTTCTTCACTGGACGTCTCACTCGCCTCCTTACGCTGGAGAAGCTATGCCGCgccgagctgcagcggcgctgcatggAGGACCAAAGTGTGTTGCTGCACCACTTCATTGTAGAAGGCACGGCAGCCCTGCAGCGGAGCCGCCGTGCGATCGTGCCGCTGAACAGACACAGGCAGCGCACCTCGGAGGGCAGAACAGAGGCGTACCGACTGGCGCCCTCATGGACCTTCATTGCAAACAAAGTGAATGAGCTGTGA
- a CDS encoding hypothetical protein (TriTrypDB/GeneDB-style sysID: LpmP.35.0740): MGADKILSEKLVLEKTKVKSLGDVQRLDLWGEGLTDISLVAKLPRLQVLALASNNVSSLKAFQGCSMLQELYLRKNTVADLREVSALRVLPTLSVLWLRDNPCAQHPYYREFVLYCCPRLRQLDGVEVTEEERKAAEKRMTAKAVDEILASTASPEAASSLQPKRASGSGSVSPSKTTDATPSSVSGGNSDCIATIEERTASGKAVLFTTVSAQRAMLLSIVSLLSELTVESLELLQREVQERIEKQREKLTKYSQENSQ; the protein is encoded by the coding sequence ATGGGCGCAGACAAGATCCTCTCTGAGAAGCTCGTTCTGGAGAAGACGAAGGTAAAATCATTGGGCGATGTGCAGCGGCTCGACCTGTGGGGCGAGGGACTCACCGACATCTCCCTCGTGGCGAAGCTTCCCCGGCTCCAGGTGCTTGCCCTTGCATCGAACAACGTGTCCTCGCTGAAGGCGTTCCAAGGCTGTAGCATGCTACAGGAGTTGTACCTACGCAAGAACACAGTGGCGGATCTCCGCGAGGTGTCGGCCTTGCGGGTGCTGCCAACGCTTAGCGTGCTGTGGCTCCGTGACAATCCATGTGCGCAACATCCGTACTACCGCGAGTTCGTCTTGTATTGTTGTCCAAGACTGCGACAGTTGGATGGGGTCGAGGTCACCGAAGAGGAACGCAAGGCAGCGGAAAAGCGCATGACAGCCAAGGCAGTGGACGAAATTctcgccagcaccgcatcCCCCGAAGCAGCCTCGTCTCTCCAACCCAAGAGGGCCTCTGGAAGTGGCAGTGTTAGTCCTTCCAAAACGACAGACGCCACCCCATCGAGCGTATCGGGCGGTAACTCTGACTGCATTGCTACGATTGAAGAGCGGACTGCCAGTGGTAAAGCGGTCCTGTTCACCACCGTTTCCGCCCAGCGCGCGATGCTGCTTTCCATTGTGTCTCTGCTGTCGGAGTTGACTGTGGAGTCGCTGgagttgctgcagcgcgaggtgcaggagcgcatcgagaagcagagggagaagctTACCAAGTACTCACAGGAGAACTCGCAGTAG
- a CDS encoding MP18 RNA editing complex protein, putative (TriTrypDB/GeneDB-style sysID: LpmP.35.0730) codes for MYRRLCSVAVAPLMATTVHPLSSAVQCQSVTSTRAGVSCLSIRACSSTSGTSLGNISSTKGASFSAGRPGQRAPSINCVTLVGVVHDIQTGYVFEDAVTQFTLTTTSLDTANQGEECVVEKDHHTVRCFGDVFSREVRSKLNEGNVVCVNGRLRLNPQVEPSCNRYYYFPYIQVQPPHGQVSVVYGDRRSPPSPVNTVTGELDNSSDSATSGAAPDENGNATAKTQKTP; via the coding sequence ATGTATCGCCGCCTTTGCTCAGttgcagtggcgccgctgatGGCGACCACGGTGCATCCGTTGTCCTCGGCGGTGCAGTGTCAGTCAGTTACAAGCACGCGCGCCGGTGTCTCATGTCTCTCGATACGCGCGTGCAGTAGCACTAGCGGCACCTCATTAGGCAATATCTCTTCCACAAAGGGCGCCAGCTTCAGCGCGGGTCGACCCGGTCAACGCGCGCCGTCGATTAACTGCGTGACACTCGTTGGCGTAGTGCATGACATCCAAACCGGCTACGTCTTCGAGGACGCTGTCACCCAATTCACGCTCACCACAACAAGCCTGGACACGGCGAACCAGGGCGAAGAGTGTGTGGTGGAGAAGGATCATCACACGGTGCGCTGCTTTGGCGATGTCTTTTCCCGAGAGGTCCGCTCCAAGCTGAACGAGGGCAACGTAGTCTGCGTGAATGGTCGTCTTCGCTTGAACCCGCAGGTGGAGCCGTCGTGTAACAGGTACTACTACTTCCCCTACATCCAAGTACAACCGCCACATGGGCAGGTGAGCGTTGTGTACGGTGACCGTCGGTCCCCTCCGTCACCGGTGAACACAGTAACCGGTGAACTAGACAAtagcagcgacagcgccacaagcggcgcagcaccggaCGAGAATGGCAATGCTACTGCGAAGACACAGAAGACACCGTAA
- a CDS encoding zinc finger protein family member, putative (TriTrypDB/GeneDB-style sysID: LpmP.35.0760), with translation MPSAHPQNRNWSSSNSGEVGLRQSPASASEGRRSPNGRRSYQERITTVRFIQPSTGETMCTKLNRVQRTKTKPDNNAELCESFLKGHCDSGNGCQYVHVPKQYLWRLLSPCVDPKTLFYYPGFNVRCYTPDMNVYYDIPSEFIYQTKGSDRYVELFNDNGDNFKDKCRLCPNLQSHGMCDDNEHCDDIHCAVADLDQFPHIATHRATREAVVRYEHMPQELIVRVYQPNTPGDGMDFNGDDVLRTAGATQYEDAYRQTGGVPALKMQHCAHFQTKKLCRMGDGCRFLHVVSVALASPAPDEERSINSSPTPATTTAFATSAPNAVITTSTVAKSPTRAAPATTITAGRQLYEEDVAMNAAAEMAAIAMAAEEPRYTGSQADNTTLGAPRNGRLHKYGAQAAVPQQSNSICPYGGVSMGPVKGRVSPVQYRSSGRLSPIRVVVTPGQMEGAPAQRLSPISLQSGGASGMPTQQPLSRTSPLRRNNPYSLSPPSTSFN, from the coding sequence ATGCCCAGCGCGCATCCACAGAACCGCAACTGGAGCTCCTCCAACTCGGGCGAGGTCGGGTTGCGTCAGAGTCCCGCGTCTGCCTCTGAAGGCCGCCGCAGTCCCAATGGCCGTCGCTCCTATCAAGAGCGCATCACGACGGTGCGCTTTATCCAGCCATCGACGGGCGAGACGATGTGCACAAAGCTGAACCGCGTGCAGCGGACCAAAACGAAGCCTGACAATAATGCGGAACTGTGCGAAAGTTTTCTCAAAGGCCACTGCGATTCTGGCAACGGGTGTCAGTACGTTCACGTGCCAAAGCAGTACCTGTGGCGCCTGCTGAGCCCCTGCGTAGACCCCAAGACGCTCTTCTACTACCCTGGGTTCAACGTGCGCTGCTACACCCCTGACATGAACGTGTACTACGACATCCCTAGCGAGTTCATTTATCAAACAAAGGGAAGCGACCGCTACGTGGAGCTCTTCAACGACAATGGCGACAACTTCAAGGACAAGTGCCGTCTGTGCCCAAACCTGCAGTCGCACGGCATGTGTGACGACAACGAACACTGCGACGACATTCACTGTGCTGTGGCAGATCTCGATCAGTTTCCGCACATTGCTACCCACCGCGCCACCAGGGAGGCTGTCGTCCGCTATGAGCATATGCCACAAGAGCTCATTGTGCGCGTCTATCAGCCCAACACACCAGGTGACGGCATGGACTTCAACGGCGACGACGTTCTCCGTACAGCAGGTGCCACACAGTACGAAGATGCGTACAGGCAGACTGGCGGTGTTCCGGCACTGAAgatgcagcactgcgcccATTTTCAAACGAAGAAGCTGTGCCGCATGGGCGACGGCTGCCGCTTCTTACACGTTGTCTCCGTCGCGTTGGCCAGCCCCGCGCCGGACGAGGAGAGGTCGATCAACTCGTCGCCAACCCCGGCAACGACCACGGCGTTTGCCACCAGTGCACCTAACGCGGTCATCACCACCTCTACTGTGGCAAAGTCGCCAACaagagcggcgccggcaacAACTATAACTGCGGGACGCCAGCTGTACGAGGAGGATGTTGCGATGAACGCAGCGGCTGAGATGGCGGCGATTGCGATGGCTGCCGAAGAGCCACGATACACCGGCTCCCAAGCGGATAACACCACGTTAGGGGCGCCGAGGAACGGACGCCTCCATAAGTACGGCGCtcaggcggcggtgccgcagcagtcgaACTCTATCTGTCCGTACGGTGGAGTGTCAATGGGACCCGTGAAGGGGCGCGTGTCGCCTGTGCAGTACCGCTCCAGTGGACGTCTATCGCCGATTAGGGTAGTCGTGACGCCGGGTCAAATGGAGGGGGCGCCGGCTCAGCGTCTCTCGCCCATCTCTCTGCAGAGTGGTGGCGCTTCAGGTATGCCCACACAACAGCCCCTCAGTCGCACTTCGCCACTCCGCCGTAACAACCCTTACTCactctcgcccccctccaCGAGTTTCAACTGA
- a CDS encoding KREPA4, putative (TriTrypDB/GeneDB-style sysID: LpmP.35.0720), giving the protein MRQCCRFLCDSGSIKTASSSATIASLREATRLAKLAGCFDSATGPPASLLRRCTDPTLTENRNAASSAPSWDEIKRRQHQLFNERHSTAQNTIAVTVSCVNVAHISAYVHSVQCGYPASHTPGPSGEGVPGKRTIATATLTTQSCAVLLLWVSMGSSELLAVRCALSPGAMETCWRVTPTVVSSEATKVGDTSEAAAPSSMLSELDKLRCVKAWAEELVLYRWVVVSGQLRMEDVYDGDLQKVVTVPVLEVARDNFKGSVRALPRGLS; this is encoded by the coding sequence ATGCGGCAGTGCTGTCGTTTTTTGTGTGACTCGGGGAGCATCAAGACGGCGTCCTCGAGCGCCACCATCGCATCACTGCGTGAGGCGACACGTCTCGCTAAGTTAGCGGGCTGCTTTGACTCGGCTACTGGGCCGCCGGCGTCTttgctgcgtcgctgcaccgATCCCACGTTGACGGAGAATCGCAatgccgcctcctctgccccttcCTGGGATGAAATTAAACGTCGTCAACATCAGCTGTTCAATGAGCGGCACTCCACCGCCCAGAACACCATCGCTGTCACGGTGTCGTGTGTGAATGTGGCGCATATCTCCGCGTACGTGCACTCAGTGCAGTGCGGGTACCCTGCCTCTCACACTCCAGGACCGTCTGGGGAAGGCGTGCCTGGCAagcgcaccatcgccactgCAACCTTGACCACTCAATCCTGCGCCGTGTTGCTCCTGTGGGTGTCGATGGGGTCGTCTGAGTTGTTGGCCGTGCGGTGTGCGCTGTCTCCTGGGGCTATGGAAACGTGCTGGCGTGTGACTCCAACCGTGGTGAGCAGTGAAGCCACTAAAGTTGGCGACACGAGCGAGGCTGCCGCGCCGTCTTCAATGTTGTCGGAGTTGGAcaagctgcgctgcgtcaAGGCCTGGGCCGAGGAGCTGGTCCTTTATCGATGGGTTGTGGTCAGCGGTCAGCTGCGCATGGAGGACGTGTACGACGGCGATTTGCAAAAGGTCGTGACAGTGCCGGTACTGGAGGTGGCGAGGGACAATTTTAAGGGTAGCGTGCGTGCCCTGCCGAGAGGGTTGTCATAA
- a CDS encoding zinc finger protein family member, putative (TriTrypDB/GeneDB-style sysID: LpmP.35.0770): MFSMDIANSGNQQMVYRNNQPPQQRQQHLQHQQQQLPQHQMFSPQYGYQQQQPYLAYPSIASPNPGKGAMNFIPSQQYMPQQQMFPYGYPQQHQAPLNQQFFPSMMTPPTQPPPPLVRYNQQGNNNSTNQCVGSHASGHSRYHGGRGRGGIHGGYGGQLHRQVHNSYFYNQQHHYSSNNAVPEKTPTVHIIHPETKKVLSVKLNRIYSTMADIRPQLQHQQSHSNSASVSNNTSVMNESKLEKAHKNEKPKEKADSSAVHKFDPKTTKLVLCLSFLSPKGCMHGSGCDKVHIAGLEYTWPQVEAKEVNKDGKKAYAAGFFVHCYDPTLTRYYKVPSGSVYVTKGSADYVSMFNDHGDNFKMKFKLCALTLERAECDKAEECEDIHCSIADLEVVRENSANATHINNPEAMADVPRLPSDMTVRVFNQNSFDTWRDYPGSNLLITEGAKAYQKQYEQEMNSVPTRKRMQHCAHFRLKDMCRLGESCRFLHVLPTEQEIKERKETEVAEAAVQAAAKGKEEVGDEANTEL; this comes from the coding sequence ATGTTCTCCATGGATATCGCCAACAGCGGGAACCAACAGATGGTGTACCGCAACAACCAACCCCCGCaacagcgtcagcagcaccttcagcatcagcagcagcaactacCGCAGCACCAAATGTTCTCGCCCCAGTATGGatatcagcagcagcaaccttACCTGGCGTATCCGAGCATTGCAAGCCCAAACCCTGGAAAGGGGGCGATGAACTTTATACCGTCACAGCAGTACATGCCTCAGCAGCAGATGTTCCCGTACGGCTAccctcagcagcaccaggcgCCGCTGAACCAGCAGTTCTTTCCTTCGATGATGACTCCACCGActcagccgccaccgccgctcgtGCGGTACAACCAGCAGGGCAACAATAACAGCACCAACCAGTGCGTGGGCAGCCATGCTAGTGGCCATTCACGTTACCATGGCGGACGTGGACGCGGAGGCATTCATGGCGGATACGGTGGCCAGCTCCATCGGCAGGTGCACAACAGCTACTTTTACAatcagcagcaccactacAGTAGCAACAATGCGGTGCCCGAAAAGACTCCGACCGTGCACATAATCCACCCCGAAACGAAGAAGGTCCTCAGTGTCAAGCTGAACCGCATCTACAGCACCATGGCTGACATTCGCCCTCAGCTTCAGCACCAGCAGtcgcacagcaacagcgcttCTGTTAGCAACAACACTAGCGTCATGAACGAGAGCAAGTTGGAGAAGGCCCATAAGAATGAGAAGCCGAAGGAGAAGGCCGACTCTTCGGCGGTGCACAAGTTTGACCCCAAAACAACAAAGCTTGTCTTGTGCCTCAGCTTCCTCAGTCCGAAGGGGTGCATGCACGGTAGCGGGTGCGATAAGGTTCACATTGCCGGCCTCGAGTACACATGGCCACAagtggaggcgaaggaagTGAATAAAGACGGTAAGAAAGCGTACGCCGCAGGCTTTTTCGTGCACTGCTACGATCCGACGCTGACTCGCTACTACAAGGTGCCGTCGGGGTCCGTCTACGTGACGAAGGGCAGCGCTGACTACGTGAGCATGTTCAATGACCACGGAGACAATTTCAAGATGAAGTTCAAGTTGTGTGCGCTGACGCTGGAGCGCGCCGAATGTGATAAAGCGGAGGAGTGCGAAGACATTCACTGCTCCATCGCCGacctggaggtggtgcgggaGAACAGCGCAAACGCCACACACATTAACAACCCCGAGGCCATGGCCGATGTGCCGCGCCTGCCCTCTGACATGACGGTGCGCGTCTTTAATCAGAACAGCTTCGATACATGGCGTGACTACCCAGGTAGCAACCTACTCATTACGGAGGGAGCCAAGGCATATCAGAAACAATACGAGCAGGAGATGAACAGCGTGCCGACACGCAAGCGTatgcagcactgcgcgcaCTTTCGGCTTAAGGACATGTGTCGCCTCGGCGAGTCCTGTAGGTTTCTTCACGTACTGCCGACGGAGCAGGAGATCAAGGAGCGCAAGGAGACTGAGGTAGCCGAggctgctgtgcaggcgGCcgcaaaggggaaggaggaagtgggGGACGAGGCGAACACTGAGTTGTAG